The following coding sequences lie in one Campylobacter concisus genomic window:
- the lgt gene encoding prolipoprotein diacylglyceryl transferase, translated as MEIWNDIYNHFNPVAFSVFGFSVHWYGLMYILALVLALAMAKYLVKKDKIPISNQLLDNYFFWVEIGVILGARLGWVLVYSGEVSYYLTQPWQIFNPFHNGEFIGIRGMSYHGAVVGFLLATYLFCKRYKQNLWQLLDLCAVCIPFGYTFGRIGNFLNQELFGRVTDMPWAINVFGQPRHPSQLYEAFLEGLVIFIILFLYRKFKKFNGELIALYAILYTFARFICEFFREPDSGLGFIIFDLSMGQILSLIMCGFGIFIYAMLYKKFSKL; from the coding sequence ATGGAAATTTGGAACGACATTTATAACCACTTTAACCCAGTCGCCTTTAGCGTCTTTGGCTTTAGCGTGCACTGGTATGGGCTTATGTATATCTTAGCTCTTGTTTTGGCACTTGCCATGGCAAAGTATCTCGTTAAAAAAGATAAAATCCCAATCTCAAATCAGCTTTTGGATAATTACTTTTTCTGGGTTGAAATAGGCGTTATTTTAGGCGCTAGGCTTGGCTGGGTTTTAGTCTATTCAGGCGAAGTAAGCTACTACTTGACACAACCTTGGCAAATTTTTAATCCATTTCATAACGGCGAATTTATAGGAATTCGTGGCATGAGTTACCACGGAGCAGTAGTTGGCTTTTTGCTTGCGACATATCTATTTTGCAAAAGGTATAAACAAAATTTATGGCAGCTACTTGATCTTTGTGCCGTTTGCATACCTTTTGGCTATACATTTGGCAGGATCGGGAATTTCTTAAATCAAGAGCTTTTTGGGCGAGTTACGGATATGCCTTGGGCGATAAATGTTTTTGGGCAACCAAGACATCCTAGTCAGCTTTATGAGGCATTCTTAGAAGGTTTAGTTATTTTTATTATTTTATTTTTATATAGGAAATTTAAGAAATTTAATGGCGAACTGATCGCGCTTTATGCTATTTTATACACTTTTGCAAGATTTATTTGCGAGTTTTTTAGAGAGCCTGATTCAGGACTTGGATTTATTATTTTTGATCTTTCAATGGGTCAAATTTTATCACTTATCATGTGTGGTTTTGGAATTTTTATTTATGCCATGCTTTATAAAAAATTTTCAAAGCTCT